Proteins found in one Serratia plymuthica genomic segment:
- a CDS encoding AI-2E family transporter — protein sequence MLEMLLQWYRRRFTDPQAIALLVILVAGFLILYFLHGILTPLLVAIVLAYLLEWPTARLQRIGCSRNWAASMVMIMFAGIAMLLVFVVAPTAWQQGINLMTDLPGMLNQFYNFAATLPKRYPALVDAGIIDMMAENLRGRLSGMGESVVKFSLASLVGLLTLAIYLILVPMMMFFLLKDKEQMLNAVRRVLPRNRGLAGQVWIEMNQQITNYIRGKVLEMVIVGVATYLVFVILGMRYSLLLAVLVGFSVLIPYIGAVLVTIPVVVVAMFQWGVGADFWTLIVAYLVVQALDGNLLVPILFSEAVNLHPLVIILSVIIFGGLWGFWGVFFAIPLATLVKAVIHAWPDELRVETEPD from the coding sequence ATGCTGGAGATGTTATTACAATGGTACCGCCGACGCTTTACCGATCCGCAGGCTATCGCGCTGCTGGTGATACTGGTCGCCGGGTTCCTTATTCTCTATTTTCTGCATGGCATTCTGACGCCGCTGCTGGTGGCCATCGTGCTGGCGTACCTGCTCGAATGGCCGACCGCGCGGTTGCAGCGTATCGGCTGTTCGCGCAACTGGGCGGCGAGCATGGTGATGATCATGTTCGCCGGCATCGCGATGCTGCTGGTGTTTGTGGTGGCGCCGACCGCCTGGCAGCAGGGCATCAACCTGATGACCGATCTGCCGGGGATGCTCAATCAGTTTTATAACTTTGCGGCGACGCTGCCGAAGCGTTATCCGGCGCTGGTCGATGCCGGCATCATCGATATGATGGCGGAGAACCTGCGCGGGCGGCTGTCGGGCATGGGGGAGTCGGTGGTGAAATTCTCGCTGGCTTCACTGGTCGGGCTGCTGACGTTGGCGATTTACCTGATTCTGGTGCCGATGATGATGTTCTTCCTGCTGAAGGACAAAGAACAAATGCTCAACGCGGTGCGCCGCGTGCTGCCGCGCAATCGCGGGTTAGCAGGGCAGGTGTGGATCGAGATGAACCAGCAGATCACCAACTATATTCGCGGCAAGGTGTTGGAGATGGTGATCGTCGGCGTGGCGACCTATCTGGTGTTCGTTATTTTGGGTATGCGCTATTCGCTGCTGCTGGCGGTGCTGGTCGGTTTCTCGGTACTGATCCCCTATATAGGCGCGGTGTTGGTGACCATTCCGGTGGTGGTGGTGGCGATGTTCCAGTGGGGCGTCGGCGCCGATTTCTGGACGCTGATCGTCGCCTATCTGGTGGTGCAGGCGCTGGACGGCAACCTGTTGGTGCCAATCCTGTTTTCCGAGGCGGTCAATCTGCACCCGCTGGTGATTATCTTGTCGGTGATCATCTTTGGCGGGCTGTGGGGTTTTTGGGGGGTGTTCTTCGCTATCCCATTAGCCACGCTGGTGAAGGCGGTGATACACGCCTGGCCGGACGAACTGCGGGTGGAAACGGAACCAGACTAA
- a CDS encoding glycine cleavage system transcriptional repressor has protein sequence MVTPLSTTGRSILPKPDEHYLVITALGADRPGIVNAITRHVSSCGCNIEDSRLAMLGEEFTFIMLLSGSWNAITLIESTLPQKGAELELLIVMKRTNSHERPPMPATVWVQVEVKDSPHIIERFTDLFDSSQMNIAELVSRTQPAEGHLPPQLYIQITAHSPGDADASNIEQAFHRLCTELNAQGSISVVNYPQHDEKDGE, from the coding sequence ATGGTAACCCCATTGAGCACGACAGGAAGATCCATTTTGCCTAAGCCAGATGAACACTATCTCGTGATTACCGCGCTCGGCGCCGACCGCCCCGGAATCGTTAATGCCATCACCCGCCACGTCAGCAGTTGCGGATGCAATATCGAAGATAGCCGTCTGGCCATGCTGGGTGAGGAGTTCACTTTCATCATGCTGCTTTCCGGCAGTTGGAACGCGATTACCCTGATTGAATCCACTCTGCCGCAAAAAGGCGCGGAGCTGGAGCTGCTGATTGTGATGAAACGCACCAACTCGCATGAAAGACCGCCGATGCCAGCCACGGTGTGGGTGCAGGTTGAGGTGAAAGACTCGCCGCACATCATTGAGCGCTTCACCGATCTGTTCGACTCCAGCCAGATGAACATTGCCGAGCTGGTGTCCAGAACCCAACCGGCGGAAGGTCACCTGCCGCCGCAGCTTTACATTCAGATCACCGCGCACAGCCCCGGCGACGCGGATGCATCAAATATCGAGCAAGCCTTCCATCGCCTATGTACAGAATTGAACGCACAAGGCAGTATTAGCGTTGTTAACTATCCACAGCATGATGAGAAAGATGGAGAGTAG
- the dapA gene encoding 4-hydroxy-tetrahydrodipicolinate synthase, with translation MFTGSIVALVTPMDDKGAVDRASLKKLIDYHVASGTSAIVSVGTTGESATLAHDEHVEVVLQTLELAAGRIPVIAGTGSNATAEAISLTKSFENTGVVGCLTVTPYYNKPTQEGLYQHFKAIAESTALPQILYNVPSRTGCDMLPPVIARLAKIKNIVAVKEATGNLSRVSQIQVLVDDEDFILLSGDDASGLDFMQLGGKGVISVTANVAAREMAQLCALAAQGNFAEARRLNQRLMPLHQDLFVEANPIPVKWACKALGLMATDTMRLPMTPLTDAARPIVERALKSAGLLSSK, from the coding sequence ATGTTTACGGGAAGTATTGTTGCACTGGTTACGCCGATGGACGACAAAGGTGCTGTCGATCGTGCGAGCCTAAAAAAACTGATTGATTATCATGTAGCCAGTGGGACCTCGGCCATTGTTTCCGTAGGGACGACCGGCGAGTCCGCAACGCTTGCCCATGACGAGCACGTTGAAGTGGTATTGCAGACGCTGGAGTTGGCCGCAGGCCGCATTCCGGTGATCGCCGGCACGGGCTCCAACGCCACCGCCGAAGCCATTTCGCTGACCAAAAGCTTCGAAAATACCGGCGTAGTGGGTTGCCTGACGGTAACGCCTTACTACAATAAGCCGACCCAGGAAGGGCTGTACCAGCACTTCAAGGCGATTGCCGAAAGCACCGCGTTGCCGCAGATCCTCTATAACGTGCCTTCACGCACCGGTTGTGACATGCTGCCGCCGGTGATTGCGCGTTTAGCAAAAATTAAGAATATTGTTGCCGTTAAAGAGGCAACAGGGAACTTAAGCCGTGTAAGTCAGATCCAAGTGCTGGTTGATGATGAAGATTTCATTTTGCTGAGCGGCGATGACGCCAGCGGTCTGGACTTCATGCAACTGGGCGGCAAAGGGGTGATTTCCGTGACCGCCAACGTGGCGGCGCGTGAAATGGCGCAGCTTTGCGCGCTGGCAGCACAGGGCAACTTTGCTGAAGCACGCCGCTTAAATCAGCGCTTGATGCCGTTGCATCAGGATTTGTTTGTAGAAGCAAACCCAATTCCGGTGAAATGGGCCTGTAAGGCATTGGGATTGATGGCAACCGATACGATGCGTCTGCCTATGACGCCGTTGACCGACGCTGCTCGCCCGATCGTTGAGCGCGCGTTGAAAAGCGCCGGTTTGCTCTCCTCTAAGTAA
- the bamC gene encoding outer membrane protein assembly factor BamC, producing the protein MSYSLQKSTVAKVVGISLVMMLAACTTDQRYKRQVSGDESYLNASELKSLNAPAGMILPVQSGNYDVPATTLKGGVGKQLDIRPPVQPLALLSGSRAQYAGDSGTLLLENSPQNQNLWSRVVSMLQTKNIAIASRQDAGQTLTTDWVKWNRLDEDNQYEGRYQISVQQQGYQQALVVKTLGLQQQGKTEQVTDPSEVQRYNGMMMNTIVEGLDKQDNLASSQTANRFGALDVQSGADDTGLPMLVVRGPYTVVWDRLPAALEKLGMKVGDRSRPQGTVAVTYKSLSGSDWDALGAKDPELTEGDYKLQVGDLNNRTSLQFIDPKGKPLTQSQNDGLVAAFQAAFSKTSVK; encoded by the coding sequence ATGTCTTATTCATTGCAAAAGTCGACGGTAGCAAAAGTCGTGGGTATTTCGCTGGTCATGATGCTGGCCGCCTGTACCACCGATCAACGTTACAAACGCCAGGTCAGCGGCGATGAGTCTTACCTCAACGCGTCGGAGCTCAAATCGTTGAACGCGCCGGCCGGTATGATCCTGCCGGTGCAGAGCGGGAATTATGATGTTCCGGCAACCACGCTGAAAGGCGGCGTTGGCAAGCAACTGGATATTCGTCCGCCTGTGCAGCCGTTGGCGTTGCTGAGCGGTTCACGTGCGCAATATGCCGGCGACAGCGGTACGCTGCTGCTGGAAAACAGCCCGCAAAACCAGAATCTGTGGTCACGCGTCGTCAGCATGCTGCAGACGAAAAATATCGCGATTGCCTCGCGTCAAGATGCCGGCCAGACCCTGACGACCGATTGGGTGAAGTGGAACCGTCTGGATGAAGACAACCAGTACGAAGGCCGTTACCAGATCAGCGTGCAGCAGCAGGGCTACCAGCAGGCGCTGGTGGTGAAAACCCTTGGTTTGCAGCAGCAGGGCAAAACCGAGCAGGTTACCGACCCTTCTGAAGTGCAGCGCTACAACGGCATGATGATGAACACTATCGTTGAGGGCCTGGACAAGCAGGACAACCTGGCGAGCAGCCAAACGGCCAACCGCTTCGGCGCGCTGGACGTACAGAGCGGCGCGGATGACACCGGCTTGCCGATGCTGGTCGTGCGTGGTCCTTACACCGTCGTGTGGGATCGCCTGCCTGCGGCGTTGGAAAAACTGGGGATGAAAGTGGGTGACCGCAGCCGTCCGCAGGGCACCGTCGCCGTGACCTATAAATCCCTGAGCGGTAGCGACTGGGATGCATTGGGCGCCAAGGATCCTGAACTGACCGAAGGTGATTACAAACTGCAGGTGGGTGATTTGAACAACCGCACCAGCCTGCAATTTATCGATCCTAAGGGCAAGCCGTTGACCCAGTCGCAAAACGACGGGTTGGTTGCGGCATTCCAGGCTGCGTTCAGTAAAACCAGCGTTAAATAA
- the moaD gene encoding molybdopterin synthase sulfur carrier subunit codes for MIDVLFFAQVRELIGCNHLQLPADYATVAMLRQALLLKGDRWALALDGDKLLAAVNQTLVPFDHPLNAGDEVAFYPPVTGG; via the coding sequence ATGATTGACGTTTTATTCTTTGCTCAGGTGCGTGAGCTGATCGGTTGCAACCATCTGCAACTCCCTGCCGACTACGCCACGGTGGCGATGTTACGCCAGGCGCTGTTGTTAAAAGGCGACCGTTGGGCGCTGGCGCTGGACGGCGATAAACTTTTGGCGGCGGTAAACCAAACGCTGGTGCCTTTCGATCACCCCTTGAATGCCGGCGATGAAGTGGCTTTTTATCCGCCGGTCACCGGAGGTTGA
- the moaC gene encoding cyclic pyranopterin monophosphate synthase MoaC: MAHFTHINTMGEAHMVDVSAKPETQREAVAEATVSMNPTTLKMIFEGKHHKGDVFATARIAGIQAAKRTWELIPLCHPLMLNKVEVVLRADEQNNRVVIQARCRLNGKTGVEMEALTAASVAALTIYDMCKAVQKDIVIGNVRLLAKRGGKSSDYTAVDHD, from the coding sequence ATGGCGCATTTCACACATATCAATACGATGGGCGAGGCCCATATGGTGGATGTCTCCGCCAAACCAGAGACGCAACGTGAAGCCGTTGCCGAAGCTACGGTGTCGATGAATCCGACAACGTTAAAAATGATCTTTGAAGGCAAACACCATAAAGGCGATGTTTTTGCTACCGCCCGCATTGCCGGTATTCAGGCGGCGAAACGTACCTGGGAGCTTATCCCGCTATGCCATCCGTTAATGCTGAATAAAGTTGAAGTCGTGCTGCGCGCCGATGAGCAAAACAATAGGGTGGTTATTCAGGCGCGGTGCCGTTTAAACGGTAAAACCGGCGTCGAGATGGAAGCCCTGACCGCCGCTTCGGTTGCAGCGCTGACTATTTATGACATGTGCAAAGCCGTGCAAAAAGACATCGTCATCGGCAATGTGCGTTTACTGGCGAAGCGAGGGGGGAAATCCTCCGATTACACGGCGGTGGATCATGATTGA
- the purC gene encoding phosphoribosylaminoimidazolesuccinocarboxamide synthase, producing the protein MQKIAELYRGKAKTVYTTENPDLLVLEFRNDTSALDGQRIEQFDRKGMVNNKFNHFIMSKLEEAGIPTQMERLLSDNEVLVKKLDMVPVECVIRNRAAGSLVKRLGIEEGLVLNPPLFDLFLKNDAMHDPMVNESYCETFGWVNKEHLARMRELSYKANDVLSKLFDDAGLILVDFKLEFGLFNGEVVLGDEFSPDGSRLWDKNTLDKMDKDRFRQSLGGLIEAYEEVARRIGVKLD; encoded by the coding sequence ATGCAAAAAATAGCTGAGCTGTATCGCGGAAAGGCAAAAACCGTCTACACCACCGAAAACCCCGATCTGCTGGTGTTAGAGTTCCGCAACGATACGTCAGCACTGGATGGTCAGCGCATTGAGCAGTTTGATCGCAAAGGCATGGTGAACAACAAGTTCAACCATTTCATCATGAGCAAACTGGAAGAAGCCGGCATCCCGACGCAAATGGAACGCCTGCTGTCAGACAACGAAGTGCTGGTGAAGAAGCTCGATATGGTGCCGGTCGAATGCGTGATCCGCAACCGCGCCGCCGGTTCGCTGGTGAAGCGTTTGGGCATTGAAGAAGGCCTGGTGCTGAACCCGCCGCTGTTCGATCTGTTCCTGAAAAACGATGCGATGCACGATCCGATGGTCAACGAATCCTATTGCGAAACCTTCGGCTGGGTTAACAAAGAGCATCTGGCGCGCATGCGTGAGCTGAGCTACAAGGCGAACGACGTGCTGAGCAAGCTGTTTGACGACGCGGGCCTGATCCTGGTCGACTTCAAGCTGGAGTTCGGTCTGTTCAACGGCGAAGTGGTGCTGGGCGATGAGTTCTCGCCGGACGGCAGCCGCCTGTGGGACAAAAACACCCTGGACAAGATGGACAAAGACCGTTTCCGTCAGAGCCTGGGTGGCCTGATCGAAGCCTACGAAGAAGTGGCGCGCCGCATCGGCGTGAAACTGGACTAA
- the ypfJ gene encoding KPN_02809 family neutral zinc metallopeptidase, translating to MRWQGRRESDNVEDRRGESSGLGGGGGFRAPIGGKGGIVILVVVLVAGYYGIDLSPLLNGGDVSPQTQQQSASISPKDDELAKFTSVVLASTEDNWKEVFQRMGKTYQPPKLVMYRGVTRTNCGTGQSAMGPFYCPGDKTVYIDLSFYQDMKTKLGAGGDFAQAYVVAHEVGHHVQNLLGIEPKVRQMQQGASQVEVNRLSVKMELQADCFAGVWGKYAEKQQMLEEGDLQAALNAAQAIGDDRLQQQGQGRVVPDSFTHGTSQQRYTWFKQGFDSGDPNTCNTFASR from the coding sequence ATGCGTTGGCAAGGGCGTCGGGAAAGTGACAATGTTGAGGATCGTCGCGGGGAGTCTTCAGGTCTGGGTGGCGGCGGAGGCTTTCGCGCGCCAATCGGCGGCAAAGGCGGCATCGTCATTCTGGTGGTGGTGCTGGTGGCCGGCTATTACGGCATCGATCTCTCACCGCTGTTGAACGGCGGCGACGTGAGTCCGCAAACTCAGCAACAGAGCGCCAGCATCAGTCCAAAAGATGATGAGTTGGCCAAGTTTACCTCGGTGGTGCTGGCTTCTACCGAAGATAACTGGAAAGAAGTTTTCCAGCGTATGGGCAAAACCTATCAACCGCCCAAACTGGTGATGTATCGCGGCGTGACGCGCACCAACTGCGGCACCGGCCAGTCTGCGATGGGGCCGTTCTATTGCCCGGGCGACAAAACGGTATATATCGATCTGTCGTTCTACCAGGATATGAAAACCAAGCTGGGCGCCGGCGGTGACTTTGCGCAGGCCTATGTGGTGGCGCACGAAGTCGGCCACCACGTGCAGAACCTGCTGGGCATTGAGCCTAAGGTGCGTCAGATGCAACAGGGCGCCAGCCAGGTTGAAGTGAACCGCCTGTCGGTAAAAATGGAACTGCAGGCAGACTGCTTCGCCGGCGTTTGGGGCAAATATGCCGAGAAGCAGCAGATGCTGGAAGAGGGTGACTTGCAGGCGGCATTGAACGCCGCGCAGGCGATCGGCGACGACCGTTTGCAGCAGCAGGGCCAGGGGCGCGTAGTGCCGGACAGCTTCACCCACGGCACCTCGCAACAGCGTTACACCTGGTTTAAACAGGGCTTCGACAGCGGTGACCCTAACACCTGCAACACCTTCGCATCCCGTTAA
- the ypfH gene encoding esterase has translation MKHEHFVVQNPATPAVQLILLFHGVGDNPVAMGEIGSYFAKDFPQALVVSIGGPMAFGNGNGRQWFSVQGVTEENRAERIAQAMPQFVETVRYWQQQSGVGYAGTALVGFSQGSIMALEALKAEAKLAGRVVAFSGRFASLPEQAFGESVVHLIHGEEDAVIAVQHAKAAAERLQAIGVDFTLDVEPGVGHGINQEMMNHALERLHYYVPQRYWDEALFGKRGDLIAFR, from the coding sequence ATGAAACACGAGCATTTCGTTGTCCAAAATCCGGCAACACCGGCGGTACAGCTGATCTTGCTGTTTCACGGCGTCGGCGATAACCCGGTGGCAATGGGCGAGATCGGCAGCTACTTCGCCAAAGATTTCCCGCAGGCGCTGGTCGTCAGTATCGGCGGCCCGATGGCTTTCGGTAACGGCAACGGTCGTCAGTGGTTTTCGGTGCAGGGCGTGACGGAAGAGAACCGCGCCGAGCGTATCGCACAGGCGATGCCGCAATTCGTCGAAACCGTGCGCTACTGGCAACAGCAGAGCGGCGTCGGTTACGCCGGAACCGCGTTGGTCGGTTTTTCTCAGGGATCGATCATGGCGCTGGAAGCCTTGAAAGCGGAAGCTAAACTGGCCGGCCGCGTGGTGGCCTTCAGCGGGCGCTTTGCCAGCTTGCCGGAGCAGGCCTTCGGCGAAAGCGTCGTGCATCTGATCCACGGCGAAGAGGATGCGGTGATCGCCGTGCAGCACGCCAAAGCGGCGGCGGAACGGCTGCAGGCCATCGGCGTGGATTTCACGCTGGACGTGGAGCCGGGCGTCGGGCACGGCATCAATCAGGAGATGATGAATCATGCCCTCGAGCGGTTGCACTACTACGTACCTCAGCGCTACTGGGATGAAGCGCTGTTTGGCAAACGTGGCGATTTGATCGCCTTTCGTTAA
- a CDS encoding tRNA(Met) cytidine acetyltransferase TmcA, whose translation MQQQGIRRLLVLSGEPQWCRQQAQQLAASLPGDWPWVGENPPAGLQPLASGAVRTLLGQERLHAVFDATTALDVEALAALAGTLRAGSWLLLLTPPWRQWHQQPDADSLRWSDCPQPITTPHFIHHLQRHLAADSEVTLWRQGETLALAALPERPPWLAPDGHPTAEQQRLLEQLQNASAGVWVLTAARGRGKSTLAGMLVANTSLTCWMTGPSRAATDVAGEWAQGRAQFWAPDALLAHCREHDVGNVGWLLVDEAAAIPGPLLQQLVGYFPRVLLTTTVQGYEGTGRGFLLKFCAGLPSFRPLALQQPMRWAPGDALERVIDNALLFNEQPEWRATEQAARFSLVEQSALCADPQRLARFYALLSSAHYRTSPLDLRRLMDAPGMHFGVAQVEDEVVGALWLVDEGGLSAELAHEVWAGRRRPRGNLVAQSLAAHGGQWWAPTLRSRRITRIAVLPALRQQGIARSLIAQQRQQAQGLDFLSVSFGYTEPLWRFWQSCGFELVRIGSKTEASSGCYAAMAILALSEQGEALRHAAHKHLARDWRWLQQRVDLQLEITGDDGDTQLSEDDWRELAGFSFAHRPLEASLGALQRLLLASGLPLPALRGHLQRQRTTADCVTQFGLSGQKALLRHWRLEAAQALEQLDEQHCLRWRNWAQSLQ comes from the coding sequence ATGCAGCAGCAGGGCATCAGGCGCTTGCTGGTGCTCAGCGGTGAACCGCAATGGTGCCGCCAACAGGCGCAACAACTGGCTGCAAGCCTGCCGGGCGACTGGCCGTGGGTGGGGGAAAACCCGCCGGCCGGCCTGCAACCTTTGGCGAGCGGCGCGGTGCGAACGCTGCTGGGGCAAGAGCGGCTGCATGCGGTGTTTGACGCGACAACGGCCCTGGATGTTGAAGCCCTGGCGGCGCTGGCGGGTACGCTGCGCGCCGGCAGTTGGCTGTTGTTGCTGACGCCGCCATGGCGCCAGTGGCATCAGCAACCGGATGCCGACAGCCTGCGTTGGAGCGATTGTCCCCAGCCGATCACCACCCCGCATTTTATCCATCATCTGCAACGCCACCTGGCGGCGGACAGCGAGGTCACGCTCTGGCGGCAGGGTGAGACGCTGGCGTTGGCGGCATTGCCGGAGCGCCCGCCGTGGCTGGCGCCCGATGGTCACCCCACCGCCGAACAGCAAAGGCTACTGGAGCAACTGCAGAATGCCTCGGCGGGGGTCTGGGTGCTGACTGCGGCCCGTGGCCGCGGCAAGTCAACGCTGGCGGGCATGCTGGTAGCGAACACGTCGCTGACCTGCTGGATGACCGGGCCGAGCCGTGCCGCCACCGATGTTGCCGGCGAATGGGCGCAGGGGCGCGCGCAGTTCTGGGCGCCGGACGCGCTGCTCGCCCATTGCCGCGAGCATGACGTCGGCAACGTGGGCTGGCTGCTGGTGGATGAAGCGGCGGCCATTCCTGGCCCGCTGTTGCAGCAGTTGGTCGGTTATTTCCCTCGTGTCTTGCTGACCACCACCGTGCAGGGCTATGAAGGCACCGGCCGGGGGTTTTTGCTGAAGTTCTGCGCCGGGTTGCCTTCGTTCCGGCCGTTGGCTTTACAGCAGCCGATGCGCTGGGCACCGGGTGATGCGCTGGAGCGGGTGATAGATAATGCGCTGTTGTTCAACGAACAACCGGAATGGCGAGCGACCGAGCAGGCCGCCCGTTTCAGCCTGGTCGAACAGAGCGCGCTGTGCGCCGATCCCCAACGACTGGCGCGCTTTTACGCTCTGTTGAGCAGCGCGCATTACCGCACCTCGCCGCTCGATTTACGGCGGCTGATGGATGCACCCGGCATGCACTTTGGCGTGGCGCAGGTGGAAGACGAAGTGGTTGGCGCGCTGTGGCTGGTGGATGAAGGAGGGCTGAGCGCCGAACTGGCGCATGAGGTCTGGGCAGGGCGACGGCGGCCGCGCGGCAACCTGGTGGCTCAGTCGCTGGCGGCGCATGGCGGCCAGTGGTGGGCGCCGACGCTGCGTTCGCGCCGAATTACCCGCATTGCGGTACTGCCCGCGCTGCGCCAACAGGGCATTGCCCGCAGCCTGATCGCGCAGCAACGCCAACAGGCGCAGGGGCTGGATTTCCTTTCGGTCAGTTTTGGCTACACCGAACCGCTGTGGCGCTTTTGGCAATCCTGCGGTTTTGAACTGGTGCGCATCGGCAGCAAGACGGAGGCCAGCAGCGGCTGCTATGCCGCAATGGCCATCCTGGCGTTGAGCGAGCAGGGGGAAGCGTTGCGGCATGCGGCGCATAAGCACCTGGCGCGCGATTGGCGCTGGTTGCAGCAACGTGTTGATCTGCAACTGGAGATCACCGGCGATGACGGCGATACGCAGCTGAGCGAGGACGACTGGCGTGAACTGGCCGGTTTTTCCTTCGCCCACCGGCCGCTGGAGGCCAGCCTGGGTGCGCTGCAACGCTTGCTGTTGGCGAGCGGCCTGCCGCTGCCCGCGCTGCGCGGGCATCTGCAACGACAAAGGACGACGGCAGACTGTGTGACGCAGTTTGGCCTCAGCGGCCAAAAAGCCTTGCTGCGCCACTGGCGGCTGGAGGCGGCGCAGGCGCTCGAACAGCTGGATGAGCAACACTGCCTGCGCTGGCGCAACTGGGCGCAGTCATTGCAATAA
- the moaE gene encoding molybdopterin synthase catalytic subunit MoaE, which yields MQNKIVVDTENFDIAREHQWLSASETEGAVVTFVGKVRNNNLGSDVSSLTLEHYPGMTEKLLAQIVDEARRRWQLGRVVVFHRIGEMQAGDGIVLVGVSSAHRADAFLAAEFIMDYLKTKAPFWKRESTPQGERWVAARDKDCAAAERW from the coding sequence ATGCAAAACAAAATTGTCGTCGATACCGAAAATTTTGATATCGCACGGGAACATCAATGGTTATCAGCCTCAGAGACCGAAGGCGCCGTGGTCACTTTCGTCGGCAAAGTACGAAATAATAATCTGGGCAGCGATGTCAGTTCCCTGACGCTGGAACATTATCCCGGCATGACCGAAAAGTTGCTGGCGCAGATTGTTGACGAGGCCCGCCGCCGTTGGCAACTGGGGCGGGTGGTGGTGTTTCACCGTATTGGCGAGATGCAGGCTGGAGATGGCATCGTTTTGGTCGGCGTCAGCAGCGCTCATAGAGCCGATGCCTTTCTTGCCGCCGAATTTATTATGGATTATTTGAAAACCAAAGCGCCATTCTGGAAAAGGGAATCAACGCCGCAGGGCGAACGATGGGTTGCCGCAAGGGATAAAGATTGTGCGGCAGCTGAGCGTTGGTAG
- the bcp gene encoding thioredoxin-dependent thiol peroxidase → MSPLKAGDTAPKFSLPDQDGEEINLADFQGQRVLVYFYPKAMTPGCTVQACGLRDNMDDLKKAGVEVLGISTDKPEKLSRFAEKELLNFTLLSDEDHQVAQQFGVWGEKTFMGKTYDGIHRISFLIDTKGKVEKVFDDFKTTNHHDIVLSYLQQ, encoded by the coding sequence ATGAGCCCATTGAAAGCCGGTGACACAGCGCCGAAATTTAGTTTGCCTGACCAGGACGGTGAGGAAATTAATTTGGCCGACTTCCAGGGACAGCGAGTGCTTGTTTATTTTTATCCGAAGGCGATGACGCCGGGTTGTACCGTTCAGGCCTGTGGCCTGCGGGATAACATGGATGACTTGAAAAAAGCGGGTGTCGAAGTGCTGGGCATCAGCACGGATAAACCAGAAAAGCTGTCGCGTTTTGCCGAGAAAGAGTTGTTGAATTTCACGCTGTTATCTGATGAGGATCATCAGGTGGCGCAGCAGTTCGGCGTTTGGGGTGAAAAAACCTTTATGGGGAAAACCTATGACGGCATTCACCGTATCAGCTTCCTGATTGATACCAAGGGTAAAGTCGAGAAAGTGTTTGATGATTTCAAAACCACCAATCACCACGACATCGTTCTGAGTTACCTGCAGCAGTAA
- a CDS encoding bestrophin family protein has translation MIIRPNQHWFLRLFDWHGSVLSKITFRLFLNILMSIVAIIIYQWYEQLGIHLTIAPFSLLGIAIAIFLGFRNSASYSRFVEARMLWGTLLIAERTLLRQLKNLLPEDTKSHDEIAKYLIAFSWSLKHQLRNTDPTADLYRILPREAFSEVIASPMPTNRVLLLLGDQIGKLRLEGKLSDVTYKMLDNKLDELAHVLGGCERIANTPVPFAYTLILQRTVYLFCSLLPFALVSDLHYMTPFVSVFISYTFLSWDSLAEELEDPFGTSANDLPLNAICNTIERNLMEMNNQKPLPALLKPDRYFNLI, from the coding sequence ATGATTATTCGCCCAAACCAGCATTGGTTTCTTCGCCTGTTTGACTGGCACGGTTCGGTGCTGTCAAAAATCACCTTTCGTCTGTTTTTAAATATCCTCATGTCTATTGTCGCCATCATTATTTACCAATGGTATGAACAACTTGGCATACATCTCACTATTGCCCCCTTTAGCCTGCTGGGGATCGCCATCGCTATTTTTCTGGGCTTTCGCAACAGTGCCAGCTATAGCCGCTTTGTAGAAGCGCGAATGTTATGGGGAACCTTGCTGATAGCGGAACGCACATTATTAAGACAATTAAAAAATTTGCTTCCAGAAGATACAAAGTCTCATGATGAAATAGCAAAATATCTTATTGCGTTTAGCTGGAGTTTGAAGCACCAATTAAGAAACACCGATCCCACTGCTGATTTGTATCGCATTTTACCGAGAGAGGCCTTCTCGGAGGTCATCGCCAGCCCAATGCCAACCAACAGAGTCTTGTTATTATTGGGCGATCAGATTGGCAAATTGCGCCTGGAGGGAAAATTAAGCGATGTCACCTATAAAATGCTCGATAATAAACTGGATGAACTCGCGCATGTTCTCGGCGGTTGCGAAAGAATAGCCAACACGCCGGTGCCTTTTGCCTATACGCTGATCCTGCAACGCACCGTATATTTATTCTGTTCCTTGCTGCCGTTTGCGCTGGTTTCTGATTTGCATTATATGACGCCGTTTGTTTCCGTCTTTATTTCCTATACCTTTTTGTCCTGGGACTCACTGGCCGAAGAGTTGGAAGATCCTTTTGGCACCAGCGCCAATGATCTGCCATTGAATGCCATCTGCAATACCATCGAACGTAATCTGATGGAAATGAACAATCAAAAACCTCTGCCTGCTCTGCTCAAACCCGATCGTTATTTCAATCTGATCTGA